In one window of Hemicordylus capensis ecotype Gifberg chromosome 10, rHemCap1.1.pri, whole genome shotgun sequence DNA:
- the CALML4 gene encoding calmodulin-like protein 4: MAKFLSQDQINEFKECFSLYDKKQNGKIQAGDLITVMRSLGSSPTPGEVARHLQLHKIDSNSELDFSTFLTVMHRQMQQEDPKNEILLAMLMADKQKTGFITVPELRAKLMNLGEKLSWEEVDNLLKEAKVGQNGIVKYEELVQSITLPAVDY, translated from the exons ATG GCAAAGTTTCTGTCCCAGGATCAAATCAATG AGTTCAAGGAGTGTTTTTCTCTCTATgataagaaacaaaatggcaagatCCAAGCCGGTGACCTCATCACGGTTATGCGGAGCCTGGGAAGCAGCCCCACCCCGGGAGAAGTCGCCCGGCATCTTCAACTGCACAAAATCG ACAGCAACTCAGAACTAGATTTTTCGACTTTCCTGACCGTCATGCACAGACAAATGCAGCAAGAAGATCCCAAGAATGAAATCCTCTTAGCCATGTTAATGGCCGACAAGCAGAAGACTGGCTTCATCACGGTGCCAGAACTGAGGGCCAAGCTGATGAACCTGGGAGAAAAGTTGTCGTGGGAAGAGG TGGACAACCTTCTGAAAGAAGCCAAAGTGGGACAGAACGGCATCGTAAAATATGAAGAGCTGGTCCAGTCAATCACGCTTCCTGCTGTAGATTACTGA